The window TTTTCCTACAACATCAGCAACAACTTCATAGTACATATTTTCCTTGTCCTTTGCAATTCGCTTTTTGTAGTTGTCAAAGTCAGCAGCAATTCGCTGACATAAGCTTTTGTATTCTTCAACTTCCTTTTCCTTCTCTTCAAGCTGCTTCTTTAACACTTCAATTGGGTCTTCTTGCTCTTGACTCTGGGTATCTTGCTGAACATTTTCAGTTTGATTATTTTCACTTTGTGGCTCGACATCCTGCTCCTGAGAAACCTCTTTCTCTACTGCCTCTTCAGTAGCTGGAGGACTTTCAGAAATATTTGTCTCTTCACTTTTTAACTCTTTGTTTTCCATCTCACACATCTTAAAAAATCACCTCTTTATTTATTCTGTGAAAAGTCTTGTCAAAATATCAGATAGCTCATCGCAGATATAATCAATCAAAGAAACTGTTTGCGAATACTTGAGCCTCTTTGGTCCGATTATACCAATTGAACCTGCAATACTGTCTCCTATTCGGTAAGTGGAAAGAATAATGCTGCATTCCTTTAAATCTTCAATTGGGTTTTCTGTACCTATGCGTATGGTTATATGGTCGTGCATTGAAGAGTTTATAATCTTTCGCAGCATGTCCTTTTGCTCAAATATATGCAAGAATATCTTAGCTTTTAAAACATCGTTAAATTCCGGAAAATCAAACATGTTTTTAATACCGCTTAGAACAACCTCTGTACTGTCTGCTGCACTAATTGTTCTAAGAACACTATCAATGATTGGTGAGAGGATTGTCTTGTTCTTGCCCAAACTATTTTCAATATCTAAAACGGTGTTTTCATCAATGTCTTCAAGTCTAAGCCCACTTAGCTTTTCGTTGAGAATGTTAGAGATATACACAAATTCTTTGTTTTCAATATTCTCAGGTTTGTCCAAAAGTATGTCCTTTACAAGCCCAGTATTTGTGACTAAAATCAATATATATTTTTTGCTGTCAACTGGCAAAAGTTGTAGATGCTTAATGTAGCTTTTCTTCACATTTGGGGTTGAGAGCACAGCTGTGTAGTTTGTAAGATTTGAAATAATTCTCGCTATGTTCTCCATGTACTCGTTTATCTCATTAAACTTTACATCCAGCTGAGACCTTATAAATGCAGTTTCTTGCGGTGAAGGTCTTGTGACCTTCATAAGCTCATCAACATAATATCTATAACCTTTATCAGATGGAATTCTTCCAGCTGAAGTATGTGGTTGCTCTAAATATCCCATTTCTTCTAAGTCAGACATCTCATTTCTAATTGTTGCAGAAGAAATACCAACAATATACTTTTTTGCAATTGTGCGTGAGCCCACTGGCTCACCTGTATTTATATAATCATCTATAACCGCCTGAAGTATTCTTTTCTTTCTTTCATCCAACATTTTCCTCACCTTACTGTTAGCACTCTCATTTGATGAGTGCTAATTCTAAGATATAAGATATCACTTAAGTAGAAAATTGTCAAGTAGATTTTTTGACTTTCTTTGACCTTTTTAGATAAACTCTTGCCACACTATATTTGCAAGATCAATTCCTCTTTTTGTAAGTCTAAAATGCGAGTTTACCTCTACAAGCCCATACCTTTTTAGCTTTTCTATCTGAGCACTATATTTCCCAGTAAAAGCCACATTAAATCTTCTTTCAAACTCTAAAAGGTCAAAGCCTTCAATTTTTCTGAGGCCCAAAATGATATATTCTTTTTCTTTCTCTTGGTCATCTATAAATTGTTTCTTCTCCCATGCAAAACTTCCGCTCTTTATCCTGCTAATGTACTTTTCAAGATTACTAACGTTGAAATATCTATATCCTTCAAAAAAAGAATGAGCAGCACAACCAATACCAATATACTCTTCGTGGTTCCAGTATTTAAGATTATGCTTGCATTTAAAGTTTTTTTTAGCAAAGTTTGATATCTCATAGTGATATATACCAACATCGTTAAGCTTTTGGACTGCAAGCCAGTACATACTTCGTTCTTCTTCCTCAGAAGGCAAACAATTCTTTAAAGATTCATATTCATTATAAAAATATGTGCCTTCTTCAATTTTCAAAGAATATACAGAGACATGAGGAGGGTCGAAACTAATTACTGCTTCCAAAGTCTTTGAAAAACTCTCCATATTCTGGTGTGGAAGTCCAATCATTAAATCAACATTGAAGTTTTCAAAGTATCTTACTATAAGCTCTAATATTTCCAGCACTCGTCTTGATGTGTGAATTCTTCCAAGCGCTTTTAACTCAATGTCATTTAAAGACTGAACGCCAATACTCAGTCTATTTATATTTGAGAACCTATAAATTTTGACCTTTTCTTCATCCAAACTCTCTGGATTTGCTTCAATTGTCGTTTCGCAACTGCTTTCAACCTCAAAATTAGAATATACAAATTCAAGTAAACTTCCTATATGTGCAGGATTTACTGCAGACGGAGTACCACCCCCAATGTAAATTGTCTCTATTTCAATATCATAGTTTTCTTTATAAAAATTAAGTTCTCTTTTAAGAGAACTAAAATATTCAGCAACAACACTTTCTTCAATATTATCAAAAGACACAAAATCACAATACAAACATTTTTTCTTGCAAAAAGGAACGTGAATATAAAGCCCTATTTTTTTGCCCAATTTCTGCACTTCCCTTTATTCTTCTAACTTCAAAACTGCCATAAATGCCTCTTGTGGAATCTCAACCTCTCCAATCTGTTTCAACCTCTTTTTACCCTCTTTCTGCTTTTCTAAAAGTTTCTTTTTCCTTGTCACATCACCACCATAGCATTTAGCAAGCACATCTTTTCTCAGCGCTTTGACAGTTTCTCTTGCAATTACTTTGCTACCAATACATGCCTGAATAGGTATTTCAAATAGGTGCCTTGGAATCTCTTCTTTGAGCTTTTCAACAATCTTTCTTGCTTTCTGATAAGCCTTGTCCCTGTGCACAATGAACGAAAGTGCGTCCACTACCTCACCTTTAATCATTATATCAAGCTTTACTAAATTGGACTCTGCATATCCTATGAACTCATAGTCAAATGACGCATAACCTTTTGAGCGTGATTTTAGCGCATCAAAAAAGTCATAGACAATCTCCATAAGCGGCATTTCGTAGGTGAGTATAACACGGGTTGTTTCTATATAGGACATATCTTTAAATATTCCTCTTCTTTCCTGACAAAGTTCCATTATTGCTCCAACATACTCGTTTGGCACCA is drawn from Caldicellulosiruptor naganoensis and contains these coding sequences:
- the grpE gene encoding nucleotide exchange factor GrpE, whose amino-acid sequence is MCEMENKELKSEETNISESPPATEEAVEKEVSQEQDVEPQSENNQTENVQQDTQSQEQEDPIEVLKKQLEEKEKEVEEYKSLCQRIAADFDNYKKRIAKDKENMYYEVVADVVGKLLPIVDNFERAISSAKESENTNEEFLRGLEMIKKQIDDIFSKLGVEPIEALNKEFDPYLHNAIMHVVDERYGKNIVIEEFQKGYKIKDRVIRYSLVKVANAN
- the hrcA gene encoding heat-inducible transcriptional repressor HrcA, which gives rise to MLDERKKRILQAVIDDYINTGEPVGSRTIAKKYIVGISSATIRNEMSDLEEMGYLEQPHTSAGRIPSDKGYRYYVDELMKVTRPSPQETAFIRSQLDVKFNEINEYMENIARIISNLTNYTAVLSTPNVKKSYIKHLQLLPVDSKKYILILVTNTGLVKDILLDKPENIENKEFVYISNILNEKLSGLRLEDIDENTVLDIENSLGKNKTILSPIIDSVLRTISAADSTEVVLSGIKNMFDFPEFNDVLKAKIFLHIFEQKDMLRKIINSSMHDHITIRIGTENPIEDLKECSIILSTYRIGDSIAGSIGIIGPKRLKYSQTVSLIDYICDELSDILTRLFTE
- the hemW gene encoding radical SAM family heme chaperone HemW translates to MGKKIGLYIHVPFCKKKCLYCDFVSFDNIEESVVAEYFSSLKRELNFYKENYDIEIETIYIGGGTPSAVNPAHIGSLLEFVYSNFEVESSCETTIEANPESLDEEKVKIYRFSNINRLSIGVQSLNDIELKALGRIHTSRRVLEILELIVRYFENFNVDLMIGLPHQNMESFSKTLEAVISFDPPHVSVYSLKIEEGTYFYNEYESLKNCLPSEEEERSMYWLAVQKLNDVGIYHYEISNFAKKNFKCKHNLKYWNHEEYIGIGCAAHSFFEGYRYFNVSNLEKYISRIKSGSFAWEKKQFIDDQEKEKEYIILGLRKIEGFDLLEFERRFNVAFTGKYSAQIEKLKRYGLVEVNSHFRLTKRGIDLANIVWQEFI